From the genome of Longispora fulva:
GCAGCCCCGGCTGGGCGTTCTTCACGGCCTCCGCGCAGTTGTCCGCGGGGGTGAGGAAGAACTTCGCGCCGTCCCGCTTCGCGCCGACGAGCTTCTGCGCGATGCCGCCGATCGGCCCCACCGCTCCGCTGTCGTCCATGGTGCCAGTGCCGGCGATGACGACGCCGCCGGTCAGGTCGGTGGCGTCGAGCTTGGCGAGGATGCCGAGGGTGAACATCAGGCCGGCGGACGGGCCGCCGATGTCGCCGAGCTTCACGTCGATCTTGAACGGGTGCGGCTGGGCCTGCTCCAGGCTGACCCCGATCGCCGGCTCGCCCTTCTCGTTGGCCGCCGAGACGACCGGCACGGAACCCTTGACGCCGTCGCGGGTGTAGTCGACGACGAAGCTGGTGCCGACCGGCTTGGCCTTGATCAGCGGGGCGACGTCCGGTACGCCGGAAATGGCGTGCCCGTCGACCGCGGTGATGATGTCGCCGGCCTTGAGCTTCCCGTCGGCCGGCTTGCCGGCGACGATCTCCTTGACGCCGACCTTCACCGGGTAGCCGAGCTTGCTGAGCGCCGCGGTCTCCGCGCTGGACTGCGAGCGCTGGAACTGCTGGGCGTTCTCGTTGTCGACCTGCTTCTGGCTCTTGTCCGGCGGGTAGACCAGCTCGCGGGGCACGACGGCCGTGTCGGTGTCGAACCAGTAGTAGATGGCGTCCAGCAGGCTGATCTCGGGGCTGACCGAGACCGTGACCAGCCGGAGCTGCCCCTTCGGGTTGTAGGACTCCCGGCCGTCGATCGTGATGATCGTCGCGTCCTTGTACGAGCCGAGGGTGTTCACCGTCGGGCCCGGGCCCAGCGCCACGTACGGCACCTTCACCCAGAGCAGTGAACCGGTGAGTATGCCCACCAGCACGATGCCGATCAGTACGGTCACGCCCCGACGCCTCATGGTACGAGAGCGTATCGCGTACCTTTGAAAGCGTGATCGGGACGGAGAGCAACTATGAGCGATAACCCTCCGTTCGGCTTCGGGGTGCCCGGTGGTGGCGTGCCCGACCCGAACGATCCTCAGATGCGCCAGATCATGGCCCAGCTGCAACAGATCCTGAGCGCCCAGCCGGGCACCGGCCCGGTGAACTGGGACCTGGCCAGGCAACTCGCCGTGCAGGAGCTCGGCGAGGACCCGCAGCCCACCCAGGCCCAGAAGGACGCCGTGGCCGAGTCGCTGCGGCTCGCCGACCACTGGTTGGACCCGGAGTCGGCCATGCCGTCCGGTTCGTCCAGCGCGGTGGCCTGGAGCCGCAACGAGTGGCTGTACAACACCCTCGACGTGTGGAAGCCGCTGTGCGACCCCCTCGCCGCCCGGATGGTCGCGGCGCTCGGCGACCTGATCCCCGAGGAGCTGCGCACCCAGCTCGGCCCGATGAACGCGATGATCGGCCAGCTCGGCGGGGCCATGTTCGGCCAGCAGTTGGGCGCGGCGCTGGCCAAGCTCGCCGCGGAGGTGCTCTCGGCCAGCGACATCGGCCTGCCGCTCGGCCCGGCCGGGGTCGCGGCCCTGGTGCCGGCCAACATCGCGGTGTACGAGGAGGGCATGGACGTCACCGAGGACGAGATCCGGCTCTACGTGGCGCTGCGCGAGGCCGCCCACCAGCGGCTGTTCGGGCACGTGCCGTGGCTGCGGTCGCACGTGCTGTCGGCCGTCGAGGCGTACGCGCGGGGCATCTCGATCGACCGGGACGCCGTGGAGGACGTGGTCGGCCGGATCGACCCGACGAACCCGGAGTCGATGCAGGAGGTGTCGTTCGAGGGGATGTTCTCCTCCGCCGACGACAACCCCGAGCAGCAGGCCGCCCTGCGCCGCCTCGAGACGATCCTGGCCCTGATCGAGGGCTGGGTCTGCCACGTGGTGGACAAGGCGTGCGCCGGCCGGCTGCCCGACGCCGACCGGCTGGGCGAGGCGTTCCGCCGCCGCCGGGCCGCCGGCGGGCCGGCCGAGCAGACCTTCGGCACCCTGGTGGGGCTGCAACTGCGGCCGCGCCGGCTGCGGGAGGCCGCCGCGCTGTGGGCCGCCGTGGGCGAGGTGCGCGGCGTCGAGGGCCGCGACAGCATCTGGGAGCACCCGGACCTGCTGCCCACCGACGAGGACTTCACCGACCCGACGGCGTTCGCGAACCGGACGCTCGGCGACTTCACCGACATCGGCGACCTGTTCACGGACGAGAAGCCGAAGGACGAAGAAGCCTAAGACGGTTACGGCGACACCTGCCCCGGTCTCCAGCGGCGACTCCCCGCTGGAGACCACCGGCGTCAGAGAACCAGTCGACGGCACGCCGACATGCCGTCGCGCCTACTCCTGGGCTGGCCCGCCGACCAGCGCCCCCACCAGCCGGCGGAGCGCGTCGCGCGGGTCCTGGCCGCCGGCCCAGCTCGTCATGAGCAGGTGGTGGGCTGTGCCGACGATGGCCAGCGCGACGCTGCCGACATCCACCCCGGCCCCGACCCGGCCCAGCCCTTTCTCCGCGTCGAGGTATTCGACGATCGCGGCCTCGACCGTGCCCAGCCCCGGCGCCCCGGCCGCCATCGCCGCCCGGATCCGTGCGGACACGCCGGCCCTGGTCATCGCCAGACCCGCCACGGCCGGGGCGTGCGCGTCGAGCATCGAGGCCGCGGCGTCGGCGAGGTTGCCGGCCACCGTCTCCCGCCCGGCGAGCGTCGGTAGCACCGCCACCCGCTCGGCGGTCCGGCGGAACCGGTCCAGGACCAGCGCGGCCACGAACTCGTCCAGGTCGGCGAAGTGGTTGTAGAGCAACCCCTTGGCGCAGCCGGCCTCCGTGGTGACCGCCCTGCTGGTCAGCCCGTCGGGCCCCGCCGCGGCGAGCACCCGTTCCGCGGCGTCGAAGAGCCGCTGCCGCACGTCTGGTACCGCCACGCCGCGTGGTGACATCCCACTCCCCTTGCCAAGTATGGGCGATCGCCCATACCGTATGGGCGCGCGCCCATACTACCGGTGGGCCGCGTCCCGGAGGAGATCTGATGCACCCGATCGCCAACACCGACCAGTCCACGGCCTGGAACGGCTACGAGGGCACCCACTGGGCGGACAACGCCCAGCGCTGGAACACGGTCAACGCCGTCGTCAACGAACCACTGCTCCGGGCGGCGGCGATCGCCTCCGACGGCCGGGTGCTCGACATCGGCTGCGGTACCGGGCAGACCACCCGGCTCGCCGCGCGCAGCGCCCCACGGGGCCACGCCGTCGGCACGGACCTGTCGGCACCGATGCTGGAGCGCGCCCGGGCCACCACGGCGGCGGAGCGCATCCCCAACGCGCGTTTCGACCAGGGCGACGCCCAGGTCCACCCGTTCCCGCCCGCCGGGTACGACGCCGCGATCAGCCGGTTCGGGGTGATGTTCTTCGCCGACCCCGCTGCGGCGTTCGCCAACATCGGCCGGGCACTGCGCCCCGGCGGGCGGCTGGCCTTCGTCTGCGCGGCCGACCCTGGGCGGACCGACTGGGTGCGGGCCCTCGCCGCGATGGGCGACCACGTGCCGGTCCCCGACTTCCGGGTCGGCGCGCCGGGCATGTTCTCCCTCGGGGAACCCGACCGGATCCACGCACTGCTGACCGGGGCCGGATTCGCCACCCCCACCGTCGAGGCGCTGGAGGTCGACGCGCCCTGGGGCCGCGACGCCGGGGACGCGGCCGGCTTTCTGCTCGACTCCGGCCCCGGGCGGCACGTGCTCGGCCAGGTGGACCCGGCCACCGCGGCCCGGGCCCACGAGGCGCTCAGGTCAGCGCTGCGCGTCCACGAGACGGCCGGCGGCCTCCTGCTGCACGGCTCGTGCTGGCTGGTCACGGCGATCCGCGCCTGACGGACGCCGGGGATTGCCGCTGGAAACCGGATGAGGTGTCGCCGTAACGGAAGAAGGTCTCAGGAGAGCAGGGCCCGGGTGGCGTCCCAGCCCTCCAGCGCCTCGTCGAGGCGGGCGAAACCGGCCGGGGAGTCCAGCCGGTGCCACGGGGTCGTGACCGCGGCCTCCGGAGGCGGCTCGGAGGACCAGTCCAGGTCGGGGATGCCGCCGGCCAGCCGGGCCGCGATGCCGTAGATGCCGCCGCCGACGGCCGGGGCGACCGCCAGGTCCCGGCTGCTCAGCGGGCGGAGCAGCTTGCCGACGAGCATCGCCGGCAGGTCCGGCGCGTCGGCGGCGAGGACGGCGGCCAGGTCGTAGCCGTCGTCGGCCGCCGCGGCGAGGGCCTGCAACGGGCTGGTGGCGGAGTACACCTTCATGGTCGGCCAGCGCACCGCCTCGACCAGGTCGACGGCCTCCGGCGGCGCGGCGACGGCGGCGTCGGTCTCCGCCAGGCCCGCGACCAGGTCGACCATGTCCTCGGCGAGGGCCGCCCGCCACTTCTCGGGGTCGACACCGGGCGGGGCCCAGACGGGCGGGGTCAGCAGGACGATCACGCAGCGGGAGGTCACGTCTCATCTTCGGTCACGCCCGTACCCGGCGTCACCCTCGGTCGGGCCGTGTCGGCGTCCGCCCGCCGGGGGTGTTCCCGGTCAGGCCTGGTCCGCGTCGTCCTGGGTCAGGGCGAGTCCCGCGTCGTCGCCGGTCAGGTCGAGTCCGGCTGCGGCCGCGACCCCTTCGAGATAGCCCTGGGCGCGCTCGGCCTTCGGGAACCGCCCGACCAGCGCCCAGAATGCCGGCCCGTGCCCGGCGACCACGAGATGGCTCAACTCGTGCAGCAGCACGTAGTCGATCACCCACTCGGGCATGCCCCGGAGCCGGTCGGACAGCCGGATGCTGCGCTCCGCCGGGGTGCACGACCCCCACCGGCTGTTCTGGTTGCCGACCCAGCGCACGGTCTCCGGCGGGGTCTTCAGCTCGGGGAGGAAGCGACGACCGAGCTGGATCGCCCGGTCGTAGAGTTCCGTGTCGCTGCGGCGGCGGCGTTGACCTCGGGCCGCGATCCGGTCGAGCATCCGGTCGACCCACTCGCGCTCCTCGGCGCGGCTGAACTGGTTGGGAATGAGCACCACAACCCGGTCGCCGTCCTGGTAGGCGGACACCGTACGTCGGCGGCGATCACTGCGCCGTACCTCGACGTCTGGCCTCTGGGGTGCCACTAGGGCACGCTAACCGGTCCTGGGCCGCTCTCCAAGCCCTTCACGGTGAAATTGTCAAGTCGACCCTTAACAGATGCATTCTGAGCGCTATAAAGTGTCATACTTCAGACATACTCGGCGTGTCTCGGGTCAACCGGGCCGGGAGAGGCCCCCCATCAGGGCAGACTCACGGGGTCGACTTCCTCACAGTGTCGACGTGGCGCTGACGCTTCACCCGTTCGGGGTGGGTACTGTCCGCCGAACCGGTGGTCGCGACCCGCGGCCGGGAGAGCATCAAGGAGGGGTCGCCGTGGCTCAGTACAACGGCTACTGCGTGAAGTGCAAGGAGAAGCGGGACTTCGAGGGGACCGTCGAGGTCTCGAAGACCGGGATGAACATGGCGAAGGGCATCTGTCCGGTGTGCGGAACCAAGATGAACCGCATCCTCGGCAAGGCTCCCGTGGCCTAGGTACATGGGGGGCGGCCGTCAGGCCGCCCCTTTGTCTGTTTTCGGACCGCAGTACCGGATTTCCTGTGGATAACGCGGGTTTCCCTGTGGATAACCCGGTGGACGGGCCCGCGCCTGTGGACAACGCGGCCCGCGACCGGGGCCCAGCGCCAGCCTGAGGTCATGCGTCCACTCCTCGCCCTGCGCCGGCTCCGCCGCGACCCGGGCAGCGTCCAACTCGGCGTCGACCCCGCGCACGCGGCCCTCCTCGACCTCGCCGACCCCCGCCTCGTGCGCCTCCTCGACCTGCTCGACGGCTCCCGCGCCCCCGCCCAGCTGCGGCTCGCGGCCCGCCGGCTCGGCCTGCCCGACGACGCCCTGCCGGCCCTCCTCGACGTCCTCGCCGCCGCCGGCCTGCTCCGGAACGGCACCCTGCCCGCCGGCCTGCCCGAACGGGCCCGCCCCGCACTGCTCACCGAGGCACGGGCGCTCGCGGTCCGGACCGAACCGGCCGGGGCCCTGCGCCGGCGGTGGGCCGCCACGGTGGCCCTCGTCGGGGAGGACCGGCTCTGCGTGCCCCTCGCCGCCGCCCTCGCCAGCTCCGGAGTCGGCCGGGTCGGCTTCGGCCTGACCGGGGTCGCCGGGCGCGTCGACGCCCTGCCCGGCGGCCTGTGCCCCGACGACACCGGCCGGGGGCGGTCCGTGGCCGCCGCCGACGCCGTCCGCCGGGCGGCCCCGCACACCAGGGTGGGCGGCGGGCCGGCGACGCTGGTGGTCCACGTCGGCCACCTGGACCGGCCGGCCCGGCTCGTCGCGCTCGGCCACGCCCGGGGCGGCACCCCGCACCTGGCGGTCACCATCCGTGACGGCAGGATCGCGGTCGGCCCGCTGGTCCGGCCGGGGTCGACGGCCTGCCTCGGGTGCGTCGACCTGTACCGCACGGCCCGCGACCCGCGCTGGCCGTTCCTCGCCGCCCAGCTGGCCACCACCCCGTCCCGCGCGGAGCCCTGCGAGGCGGCGCTGGCCGTCCTCGCCGTCGGGTACGCGACCGCCCAGGTCCTCGTCCAGCTCGACGGCGGCGACCCCGAGACCCTGGACACCACCGTGGAATGGGCCCCGGACGGCTCGGCCCGCCGCCAGTCCTGGCGGAGGAATCCGGACTGTGACTGCATTGGTCGGTGGCCCGGGCGGCACAACGCCCCCGGGGCGGGGACAATGGGCGGGTGACCGACATCCCGCGCCGCGCGCTCTCCCGCACCGCGAAGCTCGCCTCGCTGCCCCTCGGCTTCGCCGGCCGGGCAGCCCTCGGCTTCGGCAAGCGGATGACCGGACTGGCCTCCGACGTGATCAGCGAGGAGATCCAGCAGCGCACAGCCGAGCAGCTGTTCAGCGTGCTGGGGCAGCTCAAGGGTGGGGCGATGAAGCTCGGCCAGGCCCTGAGCGTGTTCGAGGCGGCGCTGCCGGAGTCCCTCGCGGGGCCATACCGGGAGGCGCTGACCAAGCTGCAGGAAGCCGCCCCGCCGCTGCCGGCCGCGACCGTCCACAAGGTGCTCGCCCAGGAGTTGGGGGCCGACTGGCGCAGTCAGTTCCAGGAGTTCGACGACACGCCGACCGCCGCGGCGAGCATCGGGCAGGTGCACCGCGCGGTCTGGGCGGACGGCCGGGACGTGGCGGTCAAGGTGCAGTACCCGGGGGCGGGCGACGCGCTGGTCGCCGACCTGAACCAGCTGGCCCGGTTCTCGGCCCTGTTCAAGATCCTCCAGCCGGGGCTGGACGTGAAACCCCTGGTCAACGAGCTGCGCGAGCGGGTGGTCGAGGAGCTCGACTATGAGCTGGAGGCGAGCTATCAGAAGCAGTTCGCCGCGGCGTACCAGGATGATCCGGAGATCTTCGTTCCGCAGGTAGTCGCCGCCGGGCCACGGGTGATCGTCACCGAATGGATGGCGGGCACCCCCCTGTCGAAGATCATTTCCGGGGGTACGCGGGAGCAGCGCGACCTCGCGGGCCTGCGGATGTCCACCCTGCACTTCTCCGGCCCCACCCGGGCGGGCCTCCTGCACGCCGACCCGCACCCGGGCAACTTCCGGCTGCTCGACGACGGCCGGCTCGGGGTCCTCGACTTCGGCGCGTGCGCCCGGCTGCCCGAGGGCCACCCCGAGCCGCTCGGCCGGCTGACCCGGCTCGCGCTGGCCGGCGAGGCGGACCTGGTGCTCGCCGGGCTACGCGGCGAGGGCTTCGTCAAACCCAACGTCGACATCGACGCCGAGGCGGTTCTGGAGTACGTGCTGCCGATGCTCGCGCCGATCGCCCAGGACGAGTTCCAGTTCTCCCGGGCGTGGCTGCGCGCGGAGGCAACCCGGATCGCGAACCCGAAGAGCCCCGCCTACACGCTCGGCAAGCAGATGAACCTGCCGCCGTCCTACCTGCTGATCCACCGGGTCACCCTCGGCTCGATCGGCGTCCTCTGCCAACTGGAGGCCAAAGCCTCCTACCGTTCGGTGCTCACCCGGTGGCTACCCGGCTTCGCCGACGAGTAGACCCGTCCTCGATCGCGAGGAGATTGGCCCGGGCGCAGAACGCGCACAGCCACAGCCGGCCGCCCGGGCCGAGTTGCAGGGCCCAGCCGTCCAGCGGCGGATCCTCGGCATCCCGGTCGCAGAGCGCACAGTAGACGGTCTCGTCCATGACCCCTCCCCCGGTTGACGCACCGTAACAATTCTCGACGGTACGCCGGCCACGCCCCGGTTGTGGGGGACGCACCGTAACGATCCGCGCATGCGAAACGCCCGCCCCGGCCAGTGGCCGGGACGGGCGGTGTGTGTACTAGGGGGTCCCCGTTCTCAGTGCTGGGTCGAACTAGGCGTCGTTACGACGCGCGACCCACAGAGCGATGCGACGGGCTGCACGGGACGCCCCCTGGCGTACCGGCGCAGCCTTGGGCATTCGTGCCCGGCTCATCGCTTCGTACTGAATATGGTTCACGTGGTTGATTTCGAAGTTCATCGATCTTCCTCTGCTACTCGAAGTATGTCTGTGGTGCTCAGGCCGCGCGGAGCTGCGCGTCCCGGGCGAGGTCTTCCTTACGCGGACGGCCCCGGGGCCGCTTCCGCGGTACTACGGTGCCGCGCTCGAAGATCTCGCCACCCCACACGCCCCACGGCTCCTGCCGCTCCAGCGCGCCAGCGAGGCACTCCACCCGGACCGGGCAGGCACCACACAGGGTCTTGGCGTTCTCCAGCTCAGCCGGCGCCTCCGCGAACCACAGGTCCGGGTTGTTGCGCCGACACGGCAGGTCGTCACGGTCGGTGTCGATGGCCCGTTCCACGGGGACCAACGCCAGGCTCATGCCCGGTTCACCTCTTCCTGTCTCGTTCCACTACGGCGTCGCCCCTGTTTGGAGCAACGAATAAGGCCGCGGATCCCGGTTATCGGGTTCCGCGGCCTCGAGGTGAGCCGTCGCCTGGTGGTTACCAGGTTTCTCTCCCTCGAGGCGGGGTCCCGCCCACGTACGCCCCCGGCCGCTTATCGGCGGTCGACGGACCTTCGGCCAGCTCGCCCGTGATCGGCGCGGTCTGGACCAGTTCACTCATCTGCACGGACTGCGACCCGGACTCGGGCCGGCGAGCCAGCATGACCGACAGGTTCAGCTCGGTGTTGCAACCGGCACCGAAGCCGAATCCGAGACCCCACGCGTCGCCACCACGGTGGGCGGGGGCGAGCAGGGACGGCGCGACAGCGCTCCGGGCGTGGCCGGCCAGCATCGACAGCTGTGCCGTCGTCTTCTCGATGATCACCATTGTCAACACCTCCCGACTAACTCCCGATCCGGACATGGTCACCGCAGCCAGATTCCTCTGGTGTGGTGCCATGAGGCTATGCCTCGCGTAGCAAACGTCGCAACCTAATTTACGGTGCCGTTATCCAGGAACTTTGTGTCAGCACGCGACTACGGCTGGCGGCACTCTCAGGGTACGCGACCAGGGCCCGGCGCGTGGCCCGGTAAGGACCGCCGGGCGTCCTCACCCGGTTGCCCCTTCGGGCAGGACGTCGGCAACGGACTTCCCGGCCACCAGGGCCAGAACCGCCTCGCCGTACAGGCCGAGTTTGCGGGGGCCGATGCCCGCGATGGCCACCAGCTGCGGCTCGCCCGACGGGAGCTGCTCGGCGATCGCGGTGAGCGTCGCGTCCGTGAACACCACGTACGAGGGCACCCGGGCCGCCTGGGCGACCAGCGCCCGCCACGCCTGCAACCGCTCCAGCAGCTCCTCGTCCATCGTCGAGGGGCAGGTGGCGCAGCGGCCCAGCTTGCGTTCCATGGCGTCCATCAAGGTCACGCCGCACACCCGGCAGGACACCGACCTCGCCACCGCGCGGTCCCGCTTCTTCGGGACGGGCTGGGTCGTGGTCCCGGCGCGGGCCGGGCCGGCCGGGAGGAACCGGCTCGGCCGGCGGGACTGCCGCCCCCCGGCCGCGCGGGCCGCCGCCCAGGACAGCCACAGCCACTCCCTGGCGCGGGTGATGCCCACGTAGAGGAGACGACGCTCCTCCTCCAGGGCCTCCGGCGTCTTCGCGTATGTCGTGGGCAGCGTGCCGTCCGCGAGGCCGACCAGGAAGACGGCGTCCCACTCCAGGCCCTTGGCGGAGTGCAGGGAGGCGAGGGTGACGCCCTCGACGGTGGGGGCGTGCTGGGCGGCGGCGCGGCGGTCGAGTTCGGCGGTGAAGGCGGCGAGGCTGGTGTCGGGCCCGGCCGGATCGTCCCACCCGGGCTGGCCGCCGTGCCCGGTGTCGTCGCCGCGGTCGGCCCGGGTCGTGCCGGTCGACCTCGACGCCGCGAACTCCTCCGCGAGGCCGACCAGGGCGGCCAACGCCTCCCACTTCTCCCGGGCCGCGCCGCCGGCCGGCGGGTTCTCCGACCGCCAACCCACGGCGTCCAGCGCCTCGGCGACCGTCGGCACCAGCGGGGCGCCCGGGTCGGCCGTGCGGGTGGCCACGCGCAGGGCCACCATCGCCTGGCGGACCTCGCCGCGTTCGAAGAACCTCTCGGAGCCCTGCAGGACGTAGGGGACGCCGGCGTCGGCGAGGGCGCCCTCGTACACCTCTGATTGGGCGTTGATGCGGTAGAGGACCGCGATCTCGCTCGGCGGGGTGCCGGCGTCGATCAGCGCGGCGCACCGGGCGGCCACGGCCGCGGCCTCCGCGGGCTCGTCGGGGAAGTCGCGCACCTCGGGCTCCGGGCCCGGGGCGCGCTGGCCGACCAGCTCCAGGCGCAACCGGGCCTCAGCGCCGCGCGCCTGGCTGATCACGGTGTTGGCCAGGGCCACGACCTGCGGCGTGGACCGGTAGTCGCGGAACAACCGGACCACGGTCGCGTCCTTGTGTTGCCGGGGAAAATCGACAAGGTAGCCGGAGGTGGCGCCGGTGAACGAGTAGATCGTCTGGCTGGCGTCCCCGACCACGGTCAGGTCGTCGCGGCCGGCCAGCCAGGTCTCCAGGAGCTTCTGCTGCACCGGGTTCACGTCCTGGTACTCGTCGACCACGAAATGCCGGTACTGCGAGCGGATCTGCTCCGCCACGTCCTGGTGCTCCTCCATCGCCCAGGCCGCGGCCCGCAGCACGTCCTCGAAGTCGATCATGCCGGCCGCCCGCTTGGCCCGCTCGTACTCCGCGAACACCGCCGCCACCTGGTCGGCCGCCAGCGGCAGCTCCCGGCCGGCCTTCGTCGCGACGGCCGGGTAGTCCCCCGGCTCCACCAGGGAGGACTTGGCCCACTCGATCTCGCCCGCCAGGTCCCGGGCCAGGGTGCGCTCGCCCCGGTGCCCGGTCTTCGCCGCCGCCAGGGTGACCAGCCGGGCCTTGGAGTCCACCAGCTCCGGCATCGCGCGGCCATGGAAGATCCGGGGGGCGAAATACCGCAACTGCCGCAGAGCAGCCGCATGGAACGTGCGCGCCGACACACCCCCGGCGCCGAGCATGCCCAGCCGGGCCCGCAACTCCGCGGCCGCCCGCGCCGTGAACGTGACCGCCAACACCTGCTGCGGCTGCACCTGTCCGGAACGCACCCTGTGCGCGATCCGGTGCGTGATGGCCCTGGTCTTGCCCGTGCCCGCGCCCGCCAGAATGCACAACGGGCCGGCCGGGGCTGTCACCGCCGCGCGCTGCTCGTCGTCCAGTCCCGCCAGTACGTCGTCCACGGTCACCGATTCTTTCATCTTGCTCTTCTCCGTGTTCGTCGCCACAACGGAGACTGAAACCCACCATCGCGACGTTGACCCGGATAGCGTGCGCCCCCAGGAGGTTTGAACAGATGCTGACGATGTACTCCACCACATGGTGCGGCTACTGCCGGCGACTCAAGTCGCAGTTCGACCGGGAGGGCATCACCTATCAGGTGATCGACATCGAGGAGTCGCCGAGTCACGCGGAGTTCGTGATGAGCGTCAACGGTGGGAATCAGACAGTTCCGACAATTCAATTCTCGGACGGTACGGCGATGACCAACCCGTCGATCGTCCAGGTCAAGGAACAGCTCGCGGCCATCGCGGCCCGCTAGCTCGCCTACGGCCCGGGAGGCCTGACCTCCCGGGCCACCCAACGCCGGGCGGTACGGCTGGGACCTCCGGACCTAGACTGCGGCGCATGTTCCTCGCCCCCGCAGCCTTCCCGTTCGTCCAGGCGCTGACGGCTGCATGGACCGACGTACGCGACGAGTACCTGGCCCTGCCCGAGGACTCGTTCGACCCTTGGGTGCAGCGCGAGATGTACGGCGACGGCTGGTCCGTGTATGGCCTGGTCGCGTACGGCGATCGCATCGAACCGGCGCTCGCGGCATGCCCGCGTACCGCGGCAGCCCTGGAACAGATCCCAGGCCTGACGACCGCCGGGTTCTCCCGGTTGGCACCCGGCACACACATCAAGCCTCACGAGGGCTGGGTGACTACCGTGTACCGGGCGCACCTCGGGCTCATCGTTCCCGAGGACTGCGGCCTCCGGGTCGGCGCGACCACGCGGTCGTGGGCACCCGGCGAGGTGCTGATCTTCGATGACACGGTCAACCACGAGGCGTGTAACCGCGCCGCCTCGACCCGGACCGTTCTCCTTTTCGATTTCCTGCGCCCTGGCGAGAGCCGACAGGACGAGGCCCCGCCGGAGGTCGCAGAGTTCCTGCGTCACCGACGAGACGGCGCGTAGCGAGCCGGTCCTCGCGCCCTACCATGACGACCATGGAAGCCCTGTGGGATCCCGCCAGCGGCCTGTCCGACGCGGACCGTGCGCATTTCTCGAATCTGTGGGACTCCCGGTGCGCGTTGAACGTGCCCGGGCCGTTCTACACCGGCGAGACGGACACCTGCTGGACCGGCCGGCTGGTC
Proteins encoded in this window:
- a CDS encoding ATP-dependent DNA helicase UvrD2 produces the protein MKESVTVDDVLAGLDDEQRAAVTAPAGPLCILAGAGTGKTRAITHRIAHRVRSGQVQPQQVLAVTFTARAAAELRARLGMLGAGGVSARTFHAAALRQLRYFAPRIFHGRAMPELVDSKARLVTLAAAKTGHRGERTLARDLAGEIEWAKSSLVEPGDYPAVATKAGRELPLAADQVAAVFAEYERAKRAAGMIDFEDVLRAAAWAMEEHQDVAEQIRSQYRHFVVDEYQDVNPVQQKLLETWLAGRDDLTVVGDASQTIYSFTGATSGYLVDFPRQHKDATVVRLFRDYRSTPQVVALANTVISQARGAEARLRLELVGQRAPGPEPEVRDFPDEPAEAAAVAARCAALIDAGTPPSEIAVLYRINAQSEVYEGALADAGVPYVLQGSERFFERGEVRQAMVALRVATRTADPGAPLVPTVAEALDAVGWRSENPPAGGAAREKWEALAALVGLAEEFAASRSTGTTRADRGDDTGHGGQPGWDDPAGPDTSLAAFTAELDRRAAAQHAPTVEGVTLASLHSAKGLEWDAVFLVGLADGTLPTTYAKTPEALEEERRLLYVGITRAREWLWLSWAAARAAGGRQSRRPSRFLPAGPARAGTTTQPVPKKRDRAVARSVSCRVCGVTLMDAMERKLGRCATCPSTMDEELLERLQAWRALVAQAARVPSYVVFTDATLTAIAEQLPSGEPQLVAIAGIGPRKLGLYGEAVLALVAGKSVADVLPEGATG
- a CDS encoding mycoredoxin: MLTMYSTTWCGYCRRLKSQFDREGITYQVIDIEESPSHAEFVMSVNGGNQTVPTIQFSDGTAMTNPSIVQVKEQLAAIAAR
- a CDS encoding aspartyl/asparaginyl beta-hydroxylase domain-containing protein: MFLAPAAFPFVQALTAAWTDVRDEYLALPEDSFDPWVQREMYGDGWSVYGLVAYGDRIEPALAACPRTAAALEQIPGLTTAGFSRLAPGTHIKPHEGWVTTVYRAHLGLIVPEDCGLRVGATTRSWAPGEVLIFDDTVNHEACNRAASTRTVLLFDFLRPGESRQDEAPPEVAEFLRHRRDGA